The proteins below are encoded in one region of Flavobacterium nackdongense:
- the murD gene encoding UDP-N-acetylmuramoyl-L-alanine--D-glutamate ligase, translating into MKRLVILGGGESGVGTAILGKEKGYDVFVSDFGKIKEKYKAVLNQNGIAWEDEKHTEDLILNADVVMKSPGIPEKKSAIVLKLVEKGVPVISEIEFAAPFTKAITIGITGSNGKTTTTMLTYHLLKSAGLNVGLGGNIGKSFAWQVADDQYDSYVLELSSFQLDGIINYKPHIAIITNISPDHLDRYDYKYENYIASKFRITMNQTEEDYLIYDADDEAISNWLENNKTKAQLIPFSLTKTFEIGAFIKEKTMEANIINEEEFTMETETMALEGKHNMKNAMAATSVAKLMKIRNATIRESLSNFQGVEHRLEKVLKIQNVQYINDSKATNVNATFFALDSMNTPTVWIVGGVDKGNDYNELMSLVREKVKAIICLGIDNKKIIDVFGNVVDMMIEVNNMEDAVNMAQRLSEKGDTVLLSPACASFDLFENYEDRGNQFKKAVRNL; encoded by the coding sequence ATGAAAAGATTAGTAATTCTTGGTGGTGGCGAAAGTGGCGTTGGTACAGCCATTCTGGGTAAAGAAAAAGGCTATGATGTTTTTGTGTCAGATTTTGGAAAAATAAAAGAAAAATACAAAGCAGTTCTGAATCAGAATGGAATAGCTTGGGAAGACGAAAAGCATACCGAAGATTTGATTTTGAATGCCGATGTGGTGATGAAAAGCCCCGGAATTCCCGAAAAAAAATCAGCTATTGTACTAAAATTGGTCGAAAAAGGAGTTCCTGTGATTTCAGAAATAGAGTTTGCAGCACCGTTTACCAAAGCCATTACGATAGGAATAACAGGAAGCAACGGCAAGACAACCACAACGATGTTGACCTATCATTTGCTAAAATCAGCCGGATTGAATGTGGGATTGGGTGGCAATATCGGAAAGAGTTTTGCTTGGCAGGTGGCCGATGATCAATACGACAGCTACGTACTGGAATTAAGCAGTTTTCAATTGGACGGTATCATAAATTACAAACCGCATATCGCTATAATCACCAACATTAGCCCAGACCATTTAGACCGATACGATTACAAATATGAAAATTATATCGCATCAAAATTTAGAATAACAATGAATCAGACTGAGGAGGATTATCTCATCTACGATGCCGATGATGAAGCCATCTCAAACTGGTTAGAAAACAACAAAACTAAAGCCCAATTAATTCCTTTTTCACTAACAAAAACGTTCGAAATAGGAGCATTTATAAAAGAAAAAACAATGGAAGCAAACATCATCAACGAAGAAGAATTCACAATGGAAACCGAAACTATGGCACTTGAAGGAAAGCATAATATGAAAAATGCAATGGCTGCCACTTCTGTAGCGAAATTGATGAAAATTAGAAATGCTACAATTAGAGAAAGTTTGTCCAATTTTCAAGGAGTAGAACATCGTTTAGAAAAAGTGCTAAAAATTCAAAATGTGCAATACATCAATGATTCTAAAGCGACCAATGTAAACGCAACTTTCTTTGCATTAGATAGTATGAATACCCCAACAGTTTGGATTGTAGGAGGCGTTGATAAAGGAAATGACTACAACGAATTGATGTCTTTGGTTCGCGAAAAAGTCAAAGCGATTATTTGCTTAGGAATTGACAACAAAAAAATCATCGATGTTTTTGGCAATGTGGTCGATATGATGATTGAGGTCAATAATATGGAAGACGCTGTAAATATGGCGCAAAGATTATCTGAAAAAGGAGATACCGTATTGTTATCTCCAGCTTGTGCAAGTTTCGATTTGTTCGAAAATTACGAAGACAGGGGCAATCAATTTAAAAAAGCGGTTAGAAATTTATAA
- a CDS encoding FtsW/RodA/SpoVE family cell cycle protein translates to MKELVNNLKGDRVIWSFVALLALFSFMPVFSASSNLAYIGQGTGNTISYLLKHLAHIFIGLIIIYWVHKVPFHYYRGISLFALPVVWILLGYTLIKGTVIAGANASRWIQVPFIRISFQTSTLATIVLLIFVARYLSKKREEEISFQSSLRDLWLPVFVTLALILPANFSTTALIFSMILMLTFVGKYPIKYLSFIIGAGVAALLLFILLSKAFPDSHLFSRVSTWQSRIENFTSNKPGEDDYQIEKAKIAIASGGVYGLGPGKSVQKHFLPQSSSDFIYAIIVEEWGLIGGFGILALYLLLFFRFVIAAHKANSMFGKLLVVGLGFPMIFQAMINMAVAVELLPVTGQTLPLISSGGSSIWMSCIALGIIINVTKKEEEIAEENKEKAKRDAALKKLIDKQLAEEEEEDYDQRHDVGIDNETGNYSIEDQSKNPMNAVLNK, encoded by the coding sequence ATGAAGGAACTGGTAAACAACTTAAAAGGAGACAGAGTAATATGGTCATTCGTGGCTTTATTGGCTTTGTTTTCGTTTATGCCTGTGTTTAGTGCGAGTAGTAATTTGGCTTACATTGGTCAAGGCACCGGAAATACCATCAGTTATTTATTAAAACACTTGGCTCACATTTTTATTGGTCTCATCATTATTTACTGGGTACACAAAGTTCCTTTCCATTACTACAGAGGCATTTCTTTGTTTGCGTTGCCCGTAGTTTGGATTTTGCTTGGTTATACTTTAATAAAAGGAACGGTAATCGCCGGAGCCAATGCCAGCCGATGGATTCAGGTTCCTTTTATTCGAATATCATTTCAAACTTCGACTTTGGCCACGATAGTGTTGCTCATTTTTGTTGCCAGATATTTGTCAAAAAAACGAGAAGAAGAAATCAGCTTCCAATCTTCGCTGAGAGATCTTTGGCTGCCTGTATTTGTAACATTGGCACTAATATTACCGGCTAATTTCTCGACTACAGCCTTGATATTCTCTATGATTTTGATGTTGACATTTGTTGGTAAGTACCCCATAAAATATTTAAGCTTTATCATTGGAGCAGGAGTCGCAGCATTACTATTATTTATTTTACTTTCAAAAGCATTCCCGGATTCTCACCTTTTTAGCAGGGTAAGTACTTGGCAAAGCCGAATCGAAAATTTCACTTCAAACAAACCTGGCGAAGACGACTACCAAATAGAGAAAGCTAAAATCGCGATTGCATCAGGTGGCGTATATGGACTTGGCCCAGGAAAAAGTGTGCAAAAGCATTTTTTGCCTCAATCCTCATCCGATTTTATCTATGCCATAATTGTAGAGGAGTGGGGACTCATTGGTGGATTCGGAATCTTGGCGCTCTATCTTCTGTTGTTCTTTAGATTTGTAATTGCCGCTCATAAAGCCAACTCAATGTTCGGAAAACTTTTGGTGGTCGGACTTGGATTTCCAATGATTTTTCAAGCGATGATCAATATGGCTGTTGCAGTAGAACTATTGCCAGTAACAGGGCAAACTTTACCACTAATCAGCAGCGGAGGAAGTTCCATTTGGATGTCTTGTATCGCATTGGGAATCATCATTAATGTAACAAAAAAAGAAGAGGAAATAGCAGAAGAAAACAAAGAAAAAGCAAAAAGAGATGCCGCTTTAAAAAAACTAATTGATAAGCAATTAGCTGAAGAAGAAGAAGAGGACTACGACCAAAGACATGACGTAGGAATTGACAATGAAACTGGGAACTATTCCATCGAAGATCAATCCAAAAATCCAATGAATGCTGTACTGAATAAATAA
- the murG gene encoding undecaprenyldiphospho-muramoylpentapeptide beta-N-acetylglucosaminyltransferase has translation MKKLKFILSGGGTGGHIYPAVAIANELKSRFPNAEFLFVGAQDKMEMQKVPQSGYKIEGLWIAGLQRKLTLQNAMFPFKLLDSLWKSRKILKKFKPDVVIGTGGFASGPLLQMANSLQIPTVIQEQNSFPGITNKLLSKKANKICVAYENLEQFFPKEKMILTGNPVRQDLIDIESKKAEAIHYFNLDATKKTLLVLGGSLGARRVNQLIEKELGKFESLEVQVIWQCGKLYFEDYKKYHSGDVQVLAFIDRMDLVYAAADIVISRAGASSVSELCIVGKPVLFIPSPNVAEDHQTKNAQSIVDKKGAMMIKESELDSEFSLVFEALLKDIGKQELLSKNIKQLALPNATKEIVDEIEKLIE, from the coding sequence ATGAAAAAATTAAAATTCATATTAAGTGGTGGCGGAACCGGAGGACATATCTATCCTGCGGTGGCAATTGCAAATGAACTAAAGTCTCGTTTCCCTAATGCCGAATTTCTTTTTGTGGGAGCTCAAGACAAAATGGAAATGCAAAAAGTACCGCAATCAGGATACAAAATCGAGGGACTTTGGATTGCTGGTTTGCAACGAAAATTGACTTTGCAAAACGCTATGTTTCCATTCAAGTTGTTGGACAGTTTATGGAAATCCAGAAAAATTCTAAAAAAATTTAAGCCTGATGTCGTAATTGGAACAGGCGGTTTTGCTTCAGGCCCCCTATTGCAGATGGCCAATTCATTACAAATCCCGACAGTAATTCAAGAACAAAATTCCTTTCCGGGAATTACCAACAAATTACTGAGCAAAAAAGCCAACAAAATTTGTGTTGCTTACGAAAATTTGGAGCAGTTTTTTCCAAAAGAAAAAATGATTTTGACAGGAAATCCAGTGCGTCAGGATTTAATAGATATCGAAAGCAAAAAAGCAGAAGCCATCCACTATTTCAATTTGGACGCTACTAAAAAAACACTTCTGGTTCTAGGCGGAAGTCTAGGTGCGAGAAGAGTCAACCAATTAATTGAGAAAGAATTGGGGAAATTCGAATCCCTAGAGGTTCAGGTTATCTGGCAATGCGGAAAATTATATTTTGAAGATTACAAAAAATACCATTCCGGCGACGTTCAGGTTTTAGCCTTTATAGACCGAATGGATTTGGTATATGCCGCTGCCGATATTGTAATTTCAAGGGCGGGAGCATCCTCGGTTTCCGAATTATGCATCGTTGGAAAACCGGTACTATTTATTCCATCGCCCAATGTTGCCGAAGACCATCAAACCAAAAATGCACAATCGATTGTCGATAAAAAAGGCGCGATGATGATCAAAGAAAGTGAACTCGACTCGGAATTCAGTCTGGTATTCGAAGCCTTGCTGAAAGATATCGGTAAACAGGAACTTTTGAGCAAAAACATAAAACAATTGGCTTTGCCAAACGCTACAAAAGAGATCGTAGATGAAATTGAAAAATTGATAGAATAA
- the murC gene encoding UDP-N-acetylmuramate--L-alanine ligase translates to MNLNQIHNVYFIGIGGIGMSALARYFKGLGKNVSGYDKTETELTKELNQLGIAIHFEDQIDLIPNDYQPENTLVIITPAVPKAHSQWNYFLEKNYEVRKRAEVLGIITKDTFCFAVAGTHGKTTTSSILGHILFESGVDVTAFVGGIVENYNSNLIGSGKTVTVVEADEFDRSFLHLHPDIACVTSMDADHLDIYGDKSAIEASFTEFADKIEDKNKLFITNQLPLKGVSCAVNEEADFKAFNIRIIKSHYVFDVKTPTEIVQNLEFSLPGKHNLMNALMALAMAKTFGLPTEDIANALRSFKGIKRRFSYQIKTENLVYIDDYAHHPTEINAVHQAVRELYPNQKVLAVFQPHLFSRTKDFADDFAKSLSAFDEILLLDIYPARELPMEGITSDWLLGKMENNTKKLVSKQELIPTILKSDARVIVTIGAGDIGEMVTSIKKALHETI, encoded by the coding sequence ATGAATCTAAACCAAATACATAACGTCTACTTCATCGGAATCGGAGGCATCGGGATGAGCGCTTTGGCCCGCTATTTCAAAGGCCTTGGAAAAAATGTGTCTGGTTATGACAAAACCGAAACAGAGCTTACTAAAGAACTTAACCAACTTGGAATTGCGATTCATTTCGAGGATCAAATCGATTTAATTCCAAACGACTACCAACCCGAAAATACGCTAGTCATCATTACTCCTGCAGTTCCAAAAGCACATTCACAATGGAATTATTTCTTGGAGAAAAACTATGAAGTACGCAAAAGAGCTGAAGTCTTGGGAATTATAACCAAAGACACTTTCTGTTTTGCAGTAGCAGGAACACACGGAAAAACAACCACCTCGAGTATTCTAGGTCATATTTTATTCGAAAGTGGTGTCGATGTAACGGCCTTTGTAGGAGGAATTGTAGAAAATTACAATTCCAACCTAATTGGCAGCGGAAAAACAGTAACGGTGGTCGAAGCCGATGAATTTGACCGTTCGTTTTTGCACTTGCACCCCGACATTGCTTGCGTTACGTCGATGGATGCCGATCACTTAGACATATACGGCGATAAATCGGCCATCGAAGCCTCATTTACGGAGTTTGCGGACAAAATAGAGGATAAAAATAAACTTTTCATCACCAATCAACTTCCTCTAAAAGGCGTTAGTTGCGCGGTAAATGAAGAGGCCGATTTCAAGGCTTTCAATATTAGAATTATCAAGAGTCACTATGTTTTTGATGTAAAAACACCAACAGAAATAGTACAAAATTTAGAATTCAGTTTGCCTGGAAAACACAATTTAATGAATGCACTAATGGCATTGGCAATGGCAAAAACATTTGGCCTCCCAACCGAAGACATTGCTAATGCCCTGCGTTCATTTAAAGGAATCAAACGCCGATTTTCCTATCAAATAAAAACCGAAAATTTAGTCTATATTGATGATTATGCGCATCATCCCACCGAAATAAATGCGGTGCATCAAGCGGTTCGAGAATTATATCCCAATCAAAAAGTCCTGGCTGTTTTTCAACCCCACCTGTTTAGCAGAACCAAAGATTTTGCAGATGATTTTGCTAAAAGTTTGTCTGCATTCGATGAAATTCTTTTGTTAGATATTTATCCTGCAAGAGAATTGCCAATGGAAGGAATTACTTCCGATTGGTTATTAGGAAAAATGGAAAATAATACCAAAAAATTAGTGTCGAAACAGGAATTAATTCCTACAATACTAAAAAGTGACGCCAGAGTAATTGTGACTATTGGTGCGGGAGATATTGGTGAAATGGTAACAAGTATAAAAAAAGCACTCCATGAAACTATTTAA
- a CDS encoding cell division protein FtsQ/DivIB has product MKLFNWTNIRLILMFSLVLFLYSFTSDRNYHRKLTKLEVIFVGENAPFITQETVNKLLIENNVDAKSIGKDKLDLNKLEKRLNKHEMIEKSDVFVSVNGVLKAVVKQKTPIARVYNGENSFYIDYKGNTMPLSSNYTARVPLVSGEINKKNSEKLAELLRIIYDDEFLKKNIIGVQIMPNGSLKMLNRNYNYQIDFGGIIRMQAKFNNYKAFFQKAVLDSSLYKYKTIDLRFTQQVVCTKK; this is encoded by the coding sequence ATGAAACTATTTAATTGGACAAATATTCGATTAATACTGATGTTTTCATTGGTACTATTTCTGTATTCGTTTACTTCCGATAGAAATTATCATAGAAAATTGACCAAATTAGAGGTGATTTTCGTAGGAGAAAACGCGCCATTTATTACGCAAGAAACGGTTAATAAATTGTTAATAGAAAATAATGTAGATGCTAAAAGTATAGGTAAAGATAAATTAGATTTGAATAAATTGGAAAAAAGACTAAACAAGCATGAAATGATTGAAAAATCGGATGTTTTTGTTAGTGTCAATGGGGTATTAAAAGCAGTGGTGAAACAAAAAACTCCGATAGCCAGAGTTTATAATGGGGAAAACTCTTTTTATATTGATTACAAAGGAAATACGATGCCTTTATCATCAAATTATACGGCTAGAGTTCCACTTGTTTCAGGGGAAATAAATAAAAAAAACAGCGAAAAATTAGCCGAGTTATTACGGATAATATACGACGATGAGTTTTTGAAAAAAAACATCATTGGAGTACAGATTATGCCAAACGGAAGCTTGAAAATGCTTAACAGAAATTATAATTATCAAATAGATTTTGGTGGAATTATAAGAATGCAAGCAAAATTCAATAATTACAAAGCTTTTTTTCAGAAAGCAGTTTTAGATAGTTCTTTATACAAATACAAAACAATCGACCTGAGATTTACACAACAAGTGGTTTGTACTAAAAAATAG
- the ftsA gene encoding cell division protein FtsA, which translates to MEKENIAVGLDIGTTKIVAMIGKKNEYGKLEILGVGKSKSLGVARGVVNNITQTIQSIQQAVLEAQTKSGYKINNVVVGIAGQHIRSIQHSDYIIRTNAEEVISHSDIDLLIGQVNKLAMLPGEEIIHVLPQEYKIDGQSDIKEPIGMSGGRLECSFHVVVGQASSIRNVARCVQSSDIELSGLQLEPLASANAVLSQEEKEAGVALIDIGGGTTDLAIFKDGIIRHTAVIPFGGNVITDDIKEGCSIIEKQAELLKVKFGSAWPGENKDNEIVSIPGLRGREPKEISLKNLSKIIHARVVEIIEQVFTEIKDYGHDDPRKKLIAGIVLTGGGAQLKHIKQLVEYITGMDTRIGYPNEHLAGNSDEEISCPLYATVVGLVMNSIENNTQSAIKIEKYNESKMVRPPKLEIIEEEPIEEKTQEVQLQKEDKKTNNQPPKKNFFDLNNYLGKIKEFLDNAE; encoded by the coding sequence ATGGAAAAAGAAAATATTGCAGTAGGTCTAGATATTGGCACCACAAAAATTGTTGCCATGATTGGCAAGAAAAATGAATATGGTAAACTGGAGATTTTGGGCGTTGGAAAATCCAAAAGCCTTGGTGTAGCTAGAGGTGTTGTCAATAATATCACCCAAACTATCCAATCCATTCAGCAAGCGGTACTCGAAGCACAAACTAAATCAGGATACAAAATCAATAATGTAGTTGTAGGAATTGCAGGTCAGCACATTCGTAGCATTCAGCATAGCGATTATATTATTAGAACCAATGCCGAAGAAGTCATCAGTCATAGCGACATCGATTTATTGATTGGACAGGTAAATAAATTGGCCATGCTTCCCGGCGAAGAAATAATACACGTCTTACCACAAGAATATAAAATTGACGGTCAATCCGATATCAAAGAACCAATTGGTATGTCCGGCGGACGCCTGGAATGCAGTTTCCACGTGGTAGTAGGACAAGCCTCCTCGATCCGAAATGTAGCACGATGCGTACAAAGTTCCGATATTGAATTGTCAGGATTACAATTAGAACCTTTGGCATCGGCCAATGCAGTCTTGAGCCAAGAAGAAAAAGAAGCAGGAGTCGCCTTGATCGATATTGGTGGCGGCACAACGGACTTAGCCATTTTTAAAGATGGCATTATTCGCCACACGGCTGTAATTCCTTTTGGAGGAAATGTGATTACCGACGATATCAAAGAAGGATGTTCCATTATCGAAAAACAAGCTGAATTATTGAAAGTTAAATTTGGATCTGCTTGGCCTGGCGAAAACAAAGACAATGAAATTGTGTCCATTCCCGGTTTAAGAGGCAGAGAACCAAAAGAAATCTCGTTGAAGAACTTGTCAAAAATAATTCACGCTCGAGTAGTTGAAATTATCGAACAAGTTTTTACCGAAATCAAAGATTATGGCCACGACGATCCTAGAAAAAAACTGATTGCAGGCATAGTATTGACCGGCGGTGGCGCTCAACTAAAACACATCAAACAATTGGTAGAATACATCACAGGGATGGATACGCGAATTGGATATCCGAACGAGCATTTGGCTGGAAATTCCGATGAAGAAATCTCCTGTCCTCTTTATGCAACGGTTGTTGGTTTGGTGATGAATAGCATTGAAAACAATACCCAAAGTGCTATCAAAATCGAAAAATATAACGAATCGAAAATGGTTCGACCACCGAAATTAGAAATCATTGAAGAGGAACCAATCGAAGAAAAAACTCAGGAGGTGCAATTGCAAAAAGAAGACAAAAAAACAAACAACCAACCACCCAAAAAGAACTTTTTCGACCTGAATAATTATTTAGGAAAAATAAAAGAATTCCTAGACAACGCAGAATAA
- the ftsZ gene encoding cell division protein FtsZ yields MMSNSEFGSISFDLPKNQSNVIKVIGVGGGGSNAINHMFKQGIRGVDFIVCNTDSQALDNSPVPNKIQLGVHLTEGLGAGANPDVGQQSAIESIEEIEKMLDSNTKMVFITAGMGGGTGTGAAPVIAQLAKDRDILTVGIVTLPFQFEGKVRFEQAQIGINKLRKQVDSLIVINNNKLREVYGNLGFKAGFSKADEVLATASRGIAEVITHHYTQNIDLKDAKTVLANSGTAIMGSAIATGENRAKEGIISALDSPLLNDNKITGAKNVLLLIVSGSDEITIDEIGEINDYIQNEAGHNANIIMGVGEDESLGDSISVTIIATGFDIEQQREIVNVEPTKIIHTLGDDQKNVYDLTNKTVATYTNNLESPIAKTEAPIDKTEERIVFELLEEEQIVSAPAEIQAEIIEVKPMQVVLQSEELVGMNEFIRNLDVTFEIVSPIKDLDFVISSNEVKQIEVVEPKIFQKEEQATLSFDLPLFKSEPIKFETPKREEPKSIFELSNETKEIKVNEPVQFVPVTELTDNGIIRYTLEEYTDVENSLLNSKPTVAAVVEEVIPEELNITMKKLEEVDHAISALDTISPMDMTIQESMKLRTDERRKKLKEFNYKFHNNISKIDELERVPAYKRQNIDLTKLQIPGANSRISVGTDSNDDLQLRSNNSFLHDNVD; encoded by the coding sequence ATGATGAGCAACTCAGAATTTGGCAGTATTTCGTTTGATTTACCAAAAAACCAATCAAATGTAATCAAGGTGATCGGTGTAGGCGGAGGCGGAAGCAATGCTATAAACCACATGTTCAAGCAAGGTATTAGAGGCGTAGACTTTATTGTATGCAATACCGACTCTCAGGCTTTAGATAACAGTCCTGTTCCAAACAAAATTCAATTAGGTGTGCACCTAACAGAAGGTCTTGGAGCTGGAGCAAATCCAGACGTGGGACAACAATCTGCGATCGAAAGCATCGAAGAAATTGAGAAAATGCTTGATAGTAACACCAAAATGGTTTTCATCACAGCCGGAATGGGTGGAGGAACCGGGACAGGTGCAGCGCCAGTAATTGCTCAATTGGCCAAAGATAGAGACATTCTTACCGTAGGAATCGTGACTTTGCCTTTTCAATTTGAAGGAAAAGTTCGTTTTGAACAAGCGCAAATCGGAATTAATAAACTGCGCAAACAAGTAGATTCTCTTATCGTCATCAACAACAACAAATTAAGAGAAGTATATGGTAATCTAGGTTTCAAAGCCGGATTTTCAAAAGCAGACGAAGTCTTAGCTACTGCATCTAGAGGGATTGCCGAAGTGATCACACACCATTACACACAAAATATAGATTTGAAAGATGCCAAAACAGTTTTAGCCAATAGCGGAACTGCCATAATGGGATCAGCTATCGCCACTGGAGAAAATAGAGCTAAAGAAGGGATTATTTCCGCTTTAGATTCACCTCTTTTAAATGACAATAAAATCACAGGAGCTAAAAACGTATTGTTGCTCATCGTTTCTGGTTCTGATGAAATTACTATTGATGAAATAGGCGAAATCAATGATTATATCCAAAATGAAGCAGGTCACAACGCCAATATTATTATGGGTGTTGGCGAAGACGAATCACTTGGAGATTCTATATCGGTAACCATAATAGCTACAGGTTTTGATATCGAACAACAACGTGAAATCGTAAATGTAGAACCAACAAAAATAATCCATACCCTTGGAGACGATCAAAAAAACGTTTATGATTTAACCAATAAAACTGTTGCTACCTACACTAATAACCTAGAAAGTCCAATAGCTAAAACGGAGGCTCCAATAGATAAAACAGAAGAAAGAATAGTTTTTGAATTATTAGAAGAAGAACAAATAGTATCCGCTCCAGCAGAAATTCAAGCAGAAATCATCGAAGTAAAGCCTATGCAAGTAGTGCTTCAAAGCGAAGAACTCGTGGGGATGAATGAATTCATTAGAAACCTAGATGTAACCTTCGAAATTGTTTCTCCTATAAAAGATTTAGATTTTGTAATTTCCTCGAATGAAGTGAAACAAATTGAAGTCGTTGAGCCTAAAATTTTCCAAAAAGAAGAGCAAGCCACACTATCCTTTGACTTACCACTTTTCAAGTCTGAACCAATAAAATTTGAAACTCCGAAGAGAGAAGAACCAAAATCAATTTTTGAACTCAGCAACGAAACTAAAGAAATAAAAGTTAATGAGCCTGTGCAATTTGTTCCGGTAACCGAATTGACTGACAATGGAATTATTCGCTATACGCTTGAAGAATATACTGATGTTGAAAATTCTTTGTTAAACTCTAAACCCACAGTGGCCGCAGTTGTTGAAGAAGTTATTCCCGAAGAACTGAACATCACTATGAAAAAATTGGAGGAAGTAGACCACGCTATTTCGGCTTTAGACACCATTTCTCCAATGGATATGACCATTCAGGAATCGATGAAATTAAGAACAGATGAAAGAAGGAAAAAATTAAAAGAATTCAATTATAAATTTCACAACAACATCTCAAAAATTGACGAACTTGAACGAGTACCTGCCTATAAAAGACAAAATATAGATCTTACAAAATTACAGATACCAGGCGCAAATTCAAGAATCTCAGTTGGTACAGATAGCAATGACGACTTACAATTGAGATCAAACAATTCTTTTTTACATGATAATGTAGACTAA
- a CDS encoding GatB/YqeY domain-containing protein — protein sequence MSLSTQIMEEIKTAMRAKDTIALEALRAIKSELLLAQTATGSKEEISEADEIKLLQKLVKTRKDSAKIFTEQNRMDLAEPELAQIAVIEKFLPAQLSEDEVEAIIAKIIADTGATGIASMGKVMGIASAQLGGTAEGKTISTIVKKLLT from the coding sequence ATGAGCCTATCAACACAAATTATGGAGGAAATAAAAACCGCCATGAGAGCCAAAGATACAATAGCCTTAGAAGCGCTACGAGCCATTAAATCCGAATTACTTCTTGCTCAAACAGCAACAGGATCCAAGGAAGAAATTTCAGAGGCTGACGAAATTAAATTACTTCAAAAATTGGTAAAAACCCGCAAAGACAGTGCTAAAATTTTTACAGAGCAAAACCGTATGGATCTTGCCGAACCAGAGCTAGCACAAATTGCCGTAATCGAAAAATTCTTACCTGCGCAATTGAGCGAGGACGAGGTAGAAGCCATTATTGCAAAAATCATCGCCGATACTGGCGCAACAGGTATTGCTTCAATGGGAAAAGTGATGGGAATAGCTTCAGCTCAGCTAGGCGGAACTGCCGAAGGAAAAACTATTTCGACAATTGTGAAAAAACTATTAACTTAG
- a CDS encoding CBS domain-containing protein yields the protein MKHKVPVSTIMTKNVVKLNVSDTLTKAESLFKKHHIRHIPVVKDKLIIGMLSYTDLLRISFADELDDEENTIDITIYNMFSVEQVMTKNLTTIFPETTIKEAAEILSKNEFHALPVIENGALVGIVTTTDLIKYLIDQY from the coding sequence ATGAAACATAAAGTTCCTGTATCGACCATAATGACAAAAAATGTCGTTAAGTTAAATGTTTCGGATACTTTAACAAAAGCCGAATCTCTTTTCAAAAAACATCATATTCGCCATATTCCTGTCGTAAAAGACAAATTAATAATCGGTATGTTAAGCTATACCGATTTACTCAGAATATCCTTTGCAGACGAATTAGACGATGAGGAAAACACCATTGATATCACGATTTACAATATGTTTTCGGTAGAACAAGTAATGACAAAAAATTTGACGACAATATTTCCTGAAACAACTATAAAAGAGGCCGCTGAAATCTTATCTAAAAACGAATTTCACGCCTTACCGGTTATAGAAAACGGTGCACTTGTAGGCATTGTCACCACAACTGATTTAATCAAATATTTAATTGACCAATATTAA